Proteins encoded in a region of the Quercus lobata isolate SW786 chromosome 8, ValleyOak3.0 Primary Assembly, whole genome shotgun sequence genome:
- the LOC115958149 gene encoding TMV resistance protein N-like isoform X1 — protein sequence MALQINDGASSSFTPRFIHDVFLSFRGEDTRYNFTSHLYQALCDKGFNTFIDNDLRRGEEISTELLKAIELSMISIVVFSDNYASSGWCLDELVKILECRNNGQMVLPVFYKVDPSEIRKQKGKVGVAITQHEEKLKDNKEKVQMWRTALTKATSLSGFHYREGCIESETQFIQRIIKEILATKLNRTPLFVTKHPVGIDSRADAIELLLDMKSNDVRMVGIHGLGGVGKTTIAKAIYNRIANFFELSCFLEDVKEKLETNDGIIKLQEMLLSKISRGTYVKVDSVPKGIIMIKERLFRTRLLLILDNVVDTEVMVNLLGECNWFALGSRVIITTRDKQVLNTFGKDHPIYELKELNQSESRELFNLHAFQKIEPEETYSEVTEQIIHYANGLPLALKVIGSDLCGKNICEWKSALEKYKNIPHEKIQEKLKISYDGLGRAEKDIFLDISCFFKGLKKDYVVNILDACNLYPDYGIRKLIDKCLITVGQSGNLWMHDLLQQMGREIVQQESKELGERSRIWCFEDAEELLTTNMGSSKIRGIMCCSPHPIKMQIEAKVFEKMVNLKFLIVRNVHICEELEYLPNGLTLLQWPEFPFSLPSKYYPRQLVELEMPRSLIRLETTFKLGIQLKYLKYINLKGCESITKLPELCTPSLETLNLSYCQNLVEVHESVGFLDKLQVWDLQDCGKLQTLPNNLMLKSLVEFVLRDCLRLEKFPNIHPEMKCYNLNLRGSGIRELPSSIKYLTGLCGLNLEDCGNLRYLPDDIYKLQHLFGLYIPTAKLRQTYDYLDDFSRYGFLRLTSLSFRGNKNIIELDFLMKPEYFPVLNSLNLSATNIVSIPESLSRFTTLGFLDIQHCKQLREIPRLPQLVEFVNASKSYSLNPQSLSTLLNQVGEILGILPNRACKGARSRILMDPQTSSSELLNDDKFDILLPVTEIPKWLNLNHESDRDVVSFWVGRKFPNLFYVCFAFGPANYSRLSSCEVFLSINGCEKKYLRTTSIDTYELSDHLWIFSLSNYELQKRLNESNPSELNYVEVICEIKGMGSVVMDWVKNHPRRWGVHVECICCSQKSDVFHLPSPSARHNCCGSDMDQWAVNNGGDSGHLCGRQRRNHRPTYARRRQKHYLSHFGWLRIRFRLWKRSSRPALPTATLVSRALQAMEEIDPRAFNN from the exons ATGGCTCTCCAGATCAACGACGGAGCCTCCTCTTCTTTCACTCCCCGATTTATCCATGACGTTTTCTTAAGTTTCAGAGGGGAAGATACCCGCTATAATTTTACAAGTCATCTATATCAAGCTTTATGTGATAAGGGTTTCAACACCTTCATAGATAATGATCTTCGGAGAGGAGAAGAAATCTCAACAGAACTTCTTAAAGCTATTGAATTGTCAATGATTTCAATCGTTGTGTTCTCTGATAATTATGCATCTTCCGGTTGGTGCTTAGATGAACTTGTAAAGATTCTTGAATGTAGGAATAATGGACAGATGGTTCTACCTGTATTTTACAAAGTGGATCCATCAGAAATACgtaaacaaaaaggaaaagttgGAGTAGCGATAACTCAGcatgaagaaaaattgaagGATAACAAGGAGAAAGTTCAGATGTGGAGGACAGCTTTGACTAAAGCAACTAGCTTGTCTGGGTTCCATTACAGGGAGGG CTGTATTGAATCTGAAACTCAATTTATCCAGAGAATTATTAAAGAGATATTAGCTACTAAATTGAATCGCACTCCGTTATTTGTTACTAAACACCCAGTTGGGATAGATTCTCGTGCAGATGCTATCGAATTGCTCTTAGATATGAAGTCAAATGATGTTCGCATGGTAGGGATTCATGGTCTTGGAGGAGTAGGTAAGACTACAATTGCAAAGGCTATTTATAACAgaattgctaatttttttgaattgagTTGCTTTCTAGAGGATGTTAAAGAAAAGTTGGAAACGAATGATGGCATAATCAAACTACAAGAGATGCTTCTTTCTAAGATCTCACGGGGCACATATGTAAAGGTAGACAGTGTACCCAAaggaattattatgataaagGAAAGGCTTTTTCGTACAAGACTTCTTTTAATTCTTGACAATGTGGTTGACACAGAAGTGATGGTAAATTTGCTTGGAGAATGTAATTGGTTTGCTCTAGGAAGTCGAGTCATTATAACAACAAGAGACAAACAAGTGCTAAACACTTTTGGAAAAGATCATCCAATTTATGAGCTTAAGGAATTAAATCAATCTGAATCTCGTGAACTCTTCAACCTGCATGCCTTCCAAAAAATTGAACCGGAGGAAACTTATTCAGAAGTTACAGAGCAAATCATACATTATGCCAATGGCCTTCCATTAGCTCTTAAAGTAATTGGTTCTGATCTGTGTGGAAAAAATATATGTGAATGGAAAAGCGCATTGGAAAAGTATAAAAACATACCTcatgaaaaaattcaagaaaaactcaaaataagcTATGATGGACTTGGAAGGGCTGAAAAGgatatttttcttgatatttcatGTTTCTTCAAGGGATTAAAGAAGGATTATGTAGTGAATATATTAGACGCTTGCAACTTATATCCTGATTATGGAATTAGAAAACTTATAGATAAGTGTCTCATAACTGTTGGTCAATCTGGCAATTTGTGGATGCATGACTTGCTTCAACAAATGGGGAGAGAAATTGTTCAACAAGAATCAAAAGAGCTTGGAGAACGTAGCAGgatatggtgttttgaggatGCTGAAGAACTACTAACTACAAATATG GGATCAAGTAAAATTCGGGGAATTATGTGTTGCTCACCTCACCCGATAAAGATGCAAATAGAAGCTAAAGTTTTTGAAAAGATGGTAAATCTCAAATTTCTAATAGTTCGTAATGTACACATTTGTGAAGAACTCGAATATCTCCCCAACGGGTTAACGTTGCTTCAATGGCCTGAATTTCCATTTTCCTTGCCATCCAAATATTATCCTCGACAACTTGTTGAACTTGAGATGCCAAGAAGTCTTATTAGATTGGAGACAACATTCAAATTG GGAATCcaactaaaatatttaaaatatatcaatCTCAAAGGGTGTGAGTCCATTACAAAATTACCTGAGTTGTGTACCCCAAGCCTAGAAACATTGAATCTTTCCTATTGTCAAAATTTAGTTGAGGTTCATGAGTCAGTTGGATTTCTTGATAAGCTTCAGGTATGGGATCTCCAAGATTGTGGAAAACTTCAAACTCTTCCAAACAACCTCATGTTGAAATCTCTTGTGGAATTTGTTCTTAGGGACTGCTTAAGGCTGGAGAAGTTTCCTAACATTCATCCAGAAATGAAAtgttataatttaaatttacgTGGGAGTGGTATTCGAGAGTTGCCATCATCTATTAAGTATCTCACTGGGCTTTGTGGCTTAAACTTAGAGGATTGCGGAAACCTTAGGTATCTTCCCGATGACATCTATAAATTACAACATCTTTTTGGACTATATATACCCACTGCCAAATTGAGACAGACATACGATTATTTGGATGACTTTTCCAGATATGGGTTTCTGAGGTTGACGTCCTTGAGTTTCAGGggcaataaaaatataattgaattaGATTTTTTGATGAAACCCGAGTACTTCCCCGTATTGAATTCTCTAAATCTATCTGCAACTAATATTGTTAGCATCCCTGAAAGCCTTAGCAGATTTACTACATTAGGGTTCCTTGATATACAACATTGCAAGCAGCTTCGGGAAATTCCAAGGCTTCCACAATTGGTAGAATTTGTGAATGCAAGCAAAAGCTATTCCTTGAATCCACAATCATTAAGCACATTACTGAATCAG GTTGGAGAAATTTTAGGGATTTTACCAAATAGAGCATGTAAAGGAGCAAGAAGTAGGATATTAATGGATCCACAAACATCATCAAGCGAATTATTGAATGATGATAAATTTGATATTCTACTACCAGTAACTGAGATTCCAAAGTGGTTGAACTTAAACCATGAAAGTGATAGAGATGTCGTATCATTTTGGGTTGGTCGCAAATTTCCAAATCTTTTTTATGTCTGTTTTGCTTTTGGACCGGCGAACTATTCACGGCTGTCTTCCTGTGAAGTTTTCCTTTCCATCAATGGGTGTGAAAAAAAGTACCTTAGAACAACTTCTATAGATACATATGAATTATCCGACCATCTGTGGATATTTTCTTTATCTAATTACGAATTACAGAAACGTTTGAATGAGTCAAACCCATCTGAACTAAATTATGTTGAGGTAATATGTGAAATTAAGGGTATGGGTTCGGTTGTGATGGATTGGGTTAAAAACCATCCAAGAAGGTGGGGGGTACATGTAGAGTGCATTTGTTGTTCCCAAAAATCTGATGTTTTTCACTTGCCGAGTCCAAGTGCTAGGCATAATTGTTGTGGCTCTGATATGGATCAATGGGCTGTCAACAATGGAGGAGATTCCGGACATCTATGTGGACGGCAAAGAAGAAACCATCGACCAACCTATGCCAGACGTCGCCAAAAACACTACCTATCCCACTTCGGATGGCTTCGAATCCGATTCCGACTCTGGAAAAGGAGCTCTCGTCCGGCCCTTCCAACTGCAACGCTCGTGTCCAG GGCTCTGCAGGCAATGGAAGAGATAGATCCGAGGGCTTTCAACAATTGA
- the LOC115958149 gene encoding TMV resistance protein N-like isoform X2, which produces MKSNDVRMVGIHGLGGVGKTTIAKAIYNRIANFFELSCFLEDVKEKLETNDGIIKLQEMLLSKISRGTYVKVDSVPKGIIMIKERLFRTRLLLILDNVVDTEVMVNLLGECNWFALGSRVIITTRDKQVLNTFGKDHPIYELKELNQSESRELFNLHAFQKIEPEETYSEVTEQIIHYANGLPLALKVIGSDLCGKNICEWKSALEKYKNIPHEKIQEKLKISYDGLGRAEKDIFLDISCFFKGLKKDYVVNILDACNLYPDYGIRKLIDKCLITVGQSGNLWMHDLLQQMGREIVQQESKELGERSRIWCFEDAEELLTTNMGSSKIRGIMCCSPHPIKMQIEAKVFEKMVNLKFLIVRNVHICEELEYLPNGLTLLQWPEFPFSLPSKYYPRQLVELEMPRSLIRLETTFKLGIQLKYLKYINLKGCESITKLPELCTPSLETLNLSYCQNLVEVHESVGFLDKLQVWDLQDCGKLQTLPNNLMLKSLVEFVLRDCLRLEKFPNIHPEMKCYNLNLRGSGIRELPSSIKYLTGLCGLNLEDCGNLRYLPDDIYKLQHLFGLYIPTAKLRQTYDYLDDFSRYGFLRLTSLSFRGNKNIIELDFLMKPEYFPVLNSLNLSATNIVSIPESLSRFTTLGFLDIQHCKQLREIPRLPQLVEFVNASKSYSLNPQSLSTLLNQVGEILGILPNRACKGARSRILMDPQTSSSELLNDDKFDILLPVTEIPKWLNLNHESDRDVVSFWVGRKFPNLFYVCFAFGPANYSRLSSCEVFLSINGCEKKYLRTTSIDTYELSDHLWIFSLSNYELQKRLNESNPSELNYVEVICEIKGMGSVVMDWVKNHPRRWGVHVECICCSQKSDVFHLPSPSARHNCCGSDMDQWAVNNGGDSGHLCGRQRRNHRPTYARRRQKHYLSHFGWLRIRFRLWKRSSRPALPTATLVSRALQAMEEIDPRAFNN; this is translated from the exons ATGAAGTCAAATGATGTTCGCATGGTAGGGATTCATGGTCTTGGAGGAGTAGGTAAGACTACAATTGCAAAGGCTATTTATAACAgaattgctaatttttttgaattgagTTGCTTTCTAGAGGATGTTAAAGAAAAGTTGGAAACGAATGATGGCATAATCAAACTACAAGAGATGCTTCTTTCTAAGATCTCACGGGGCACATATGTAAAGGTAGACAGTGTACCCAAaggaattattatgataaagGAAAGGCTTTTTCGTACAAGACTTCTTTTAATTCTTGACAATGTGGTTGACACAGAAGTGATGGTAAATTTGCTTGGAGAATGTAATTGGTTTGCTCTAGGAAGTCGAGTCATTATAACAACAAGAGACAAACAAGTGCTAAACACTTTTGGAAAAGATCATCCAATTTATGAGCTTAAGGAATTAAATCAATCTGAATCTCGTGAACTCTTCAACCTGCATGCCTTCCAAAAAATTGAACCGGAGGAAACTTATTCAGAAGTTACAGAGCAAATCATACATTATGCCAATGGCCTTCCATTAGCTCTTAAAGTAATTGGTTCTGATCTGTGTGGAAAAAATATATGTGAATGGAAAAGCGCATTGGAAAAGTATAAAAACATACCTcatgaaaaaattcaagaaaaactcaaaataagcTATGATGGACTTGGAAGGGCTGAAAAGgatatttttcttgatatttcatGTTTCTTCAAGGGATTAAAGAAGGATTATGTAGTGAATATATTAGACGCTTGCAACTTATATCCTGATTATGGAATTAGAAAACTTATAGATAAGTGTCTCATAACTGTTGGTCAATCTGGCAATTTGTGGATGCATGACTTGCTTCAACAAATGGGGAGAGAAATTGTTCAACAAGAATCAAAAGAGCTTGGAGAACGTAGCAGgatatggtgttttgaggatGCTGAAGAACTACTAACTACAAATATG GGATCAAGTAAAATTCGGGGAATTATGTGTTGCTCACCTCACCCGATAAAGATGCAAATAGAAGCTAAAGTTTTTGAAAAGATGGTAAATCTCAAATTTCTAATAGTTCGTAATGTACACATTTGTGAAGAACTCGAATATCTCCCCAACGGGTTAACGTTGCTTCAATGGCCTGAATTTCCATTTTCCTTGCCATCCAAATATTATCCTCGACAACTTGTTGAACTTGAGATGCCAAGAAGTCTTATTAGATTGGAGACAACATTCAAATTG GGAATCcaactaaaatatttaaaatatatcaatCTCAAAGGGTGTGAGTCCATTACAAAATTACCTGAGTTGTGTACCCCAAGCCTAGAAACATTGAATCTTTCCTATTGTCAAAATTTAGTTGAGGTTCATGAGTCAGTTGGATTTCTTGATAAGCTTCAGGTATGGGATCTCCAAGATTGTGGAAAACTTCAAACTCTTCCAAACAACCTCATGTTGAAATCTCTTGTGGAATTTGTTCTTAGGGACTGCTTAAGGCTGGAGAAGTTTCCTAACATTCATCCAGAAATGAAAtgttataatttaaatttacgTGGGAGTGGTATTCGAGAGTTGCCATCATCTATTAAGTATCTCACTGGGCTTTGTGGCTTAAACTTAGAGGATTGCGGAAACCTTAGGTATCTTCCCGATGACATCTATAAATTACAACATCTTTTTGGACTATATATACCCACTGCCAAATTGAGACAGACATACGATTATTTGGATGACTTTTCCAGATATGGGTTTCTGAGGTTGACGTCCTTGAGTTTCAGGggcaataaaaatataattgaattaGATTTTTTGATGAAACCCGAGTACTTCCCCGTATTGAATTCTCTAAATCTATCTGCAACTAATATTGTTAGCATCCCTGAAAGCCTTAGCAGATTTACTACATTAGGGTTCCTTGATATACAACATTGCAAGCAGCTTCGGGAAATTCCAAGGCTTCCACAATTGGTAGAATTTGTGAATGCAAGCAAAAGCTATTCCTTGAATCCACAATCATTAAGCACATTACTGAATCAG GTTGGAGAAATTTTAGGGATTTTACCAAATAGAGCATGTAAAGGAGCAAGAAGTAGGATATTAATGGATCCACAAACATCATCAAGCGAATTATTGAATGATGATAAATTTGATATTCTACTACCAGTAACTGAGATTCCAAAGTGGTTGAACTTAAACCATGAAAGTGATAGAGATGTCGTATCATTTTGGGTTGGTCGCAAATTTCCAAATCTTTTTTATGTCTGTTTTGCTTTTGGACCGGCGAACTATTCACGGCTGTCTTCCTGTGAAGTTTTCCTTTCCATCAATGGGTGTGAAAAAAAGTACCTTAGAACAACTTCTATAGATACATATGAATTATCCGACCATCTGTGGATATTTTCTTTATCTAATTACGAATTACAGAAACGTTTGAATGAGTCAAACCCATCTGAACTAAATTATGTTGAGGTAATATGTGAAATTAAGGGTATGGGTTCGGTTGTGATGGATTGGGTTAAAAACCATCCAAGAAGGTGGGGGGTACATGTAGAGTGCATTTGTTGTTCCCAAAAATCTGATGTTTTTCACTTGCCGAGTCCAAGTGCTAGGCATAATTGTTGTGGCTCTGATATGGATCAATGGGCTGTCAACAATGGAGGAGATTCCGGACATCTATGTGGACGGCAAAGAAGAAACCATCGACCAACCTATGCCAGACGTCGCCAAAAACACTACCTATCCCACTTCGGATGGCTTCGAATCCGATTCCGACTCTGGAAAAGGAGCTCTCGTCCGGCCCTTCCAACTGCAACGCTCGTGTCCAG GGCTCTGCAGGCAATGGAAGAGATAGATCCGAGGGCTTTCAACAATTGA